In Actinomadura luteofluorescens, the sequence GGCGGGACACCGCCTCCTGCCGGCGCAGGTCGGCGATCTCCTTGCGCTGGGCGATGTACTCCCGGACAGGGTAGGCGAGGCTCAGCGCGATCGCGCACATCACGACCGCGAGGATGGCGGCGCGGCTCGTCAGCGCCGGGTTCGAGCGGCGGCTCCGGCCGCCCCGCGCCCCGTGCTCGCCGCGGTCGGTCTCGTGGTCGTCGCCCTGCGCCATCGTGTCCCCTGCCTGTGGCTCGGCTGCCGGAACCCGGTCGCCCGGCGGGACGGGACGCCGCCCCGCCGGGTCACGCGGCTCAGCCCTGCGCGTCGAAGCGCGGGAACGCGGCGGCGCCGGCGTAGCGCGCGGCGTCGTCCAGCAGCTCCTCGATGCGCAGCAGCTGGTTGTACTTGGCGACCCGGTCGCTGCGGGCGGGGGCGCCGGTCTTGATCTGGCCGCAGTTGGTCGCGACGGCGAGGTCGGCGATCGTGGTGTCCTCGGTCTCGCCGGACCGGTGGCTCATCATGCAGCGGTAGCCGCTGGTCTGCGCGAGCGAGACGGCGTCGAGGGTCTCGCTGAGGGTGCCGATCTGGTTGACCTTGACCAGCAGGGCGTTGGCGGCGCCGGACTTGATGCCGCGGCCGAGCCGCTCGGGGTTGGTGACGAACAGGTCGTCGCCGACGAGCTGGACGCGGTCGCCGACGGCGGCGGTGAGGCCCTCCCAGCCGGCCCAGTCCTCCTCGTCGAGGGGGTCCTCGATGGAGACGAGCGGGTAGTCGCCGAGCAGCTCGGCGTAGTAGGCGGCCATGTCGTCGGCGGACCGCTTGGTGCCCTCGAACGCGTACTGGCCGTCGGCGTGGAACTCGGTGGCGGCGACGTCGAGCGCGAGGGCGATGTCGCGGCCGGGGGTGAAGCCGGCCTTGCGGATCGCCTCCAGGATGAGGTCGAGGGCGTCCCGGTTGCTCGGCAGGTCGGGGGCGAAGCCGCCCTCGTCGCCGAGGCCGGTGTTCAGGCCCTTGGACTTCAGCACCGACTTCAGCGCGTGGTAGGTCTCGGCGCCCCAGCGGACCGCCTCGGCGAAGGTGGCCGCGCCGATCGGCGCGATCATGAACTCCTGGACGTCGACGTTGGTGTCGGCGTGCGCGCCGCCGTTCAGGATGTTCATCATCGGGACGGGCAGCAGGTGCGCGTTCGGGCCGCCCACGTACCGGAACAGCGGCAGGCCGGCGGAGTCGGCGGCGGCCTTGGCGACGGCGAGGCTGACGCCGAGGATGGCGTTGGCGCCGAGCGCGGACTTGGCGGGGGTGCCGTCGAGGT encodes:
- the eno gene encoding phosphopyruvate hydratase, translated to MSSIEAVIAREILDSRGNPTVEVEVLLADGTEAHAAVPSGASTGQFEAVELRDGGERYGGKGVRKAVKAVNETIDEKLVGYPASDQRLIDQLLIDLDGTPAKSALGANAILGVSLAVAKAAADSAGLPLFRYVGGPNAHLLPVPMMNILNGGAHADTNVDVQEFMIAPIGAATFAEAVRWGAETYHALKSVLKSKGLNTGLGDEGGFAPDLPSNRDALDLILEAIRKAGFTPGRDIALALDVAATEFHADGQYAFEGTKRSADDMAAYYAELLGDYPLVSIEDPLDEEDWAGWEGLTAAVGDRVQLVGDDLFVTNPERLGRGIKSGAANALLVKVNQIGTLSETLDAVSLAQTSGYRCMMSHRSGETEDTTIADLAVATNCGQIKTGAPARSDRVAKYNQLLRIEELLDDAARYAGAAAFPRFDAQG